The following coding sequences lie in one Anomaloglossus baeobatrachus isolate aAnoBae1 chromosome 7, aAnoBae1.hap1, whole genome shotgun sequence genomic window:
- the PGP gene encoding glycerol-3-phosphate phosphatase, translated as MAASKCSRLGGERSRRFLASVDTVLFDCDGVLWRGDEAVPGAPDLVTGLRSSGKRVFYLTNNSTKTRAMYADKLGRLGFGAEPGEVFGTAYCTARYLRDEARLQGKVYLIGGAALSRELEAAGIPHVGSGPDPVSGGMKDWAALEKDPEVRAVVVGFDEHFSYMKLSRALHYLQDPGCLFIATNTDTRLPLEGGRHIPGTGCMVRAVETAAHRKAQVIGKPNSFLYDCVVKECGLDPSRTVMVGDRLDTDIQMGSTCGIRTLLTLTGFSTLEEAKSHQENGSLSLVPDFYVDSVADLLPALCPADQ; from the exons ATGGCGGCCTCCAAGTGCTCGCGTCTGGGCGGGGAGCGGAGCCGCCGGTTCCTGGCCTCGGTGGACACGGTGCTGTTTGACTGTGACGGGGTGCTGTGGCGCGGGGACGAGGCGGTGCCGGGAGCCCCGGATCTGGTCACCGGGCTGCGGAGCAGCGGGAAGCGCGTCTTCTACCTGACGAATAACAGCACCAAGACCCGGGCCATGTACGCCGACAAGCTGGGCCGGCTGGGCTTCGGCGCGGAGCCGGGGGAGGTGTTCGGCACCGCGTACTGCACGGCCCGGTACCTGCGGGACGAGGCGCGGCTGCAGGGGAAGGTGTACCTGATCGGCGGCGCCGCGCTGAGCCGGGAGCTGGAGGCGGCGGGGATCCCGCACGTGGGCAGCGGCCCGGACCCGGTGAGCGGCGGCATGAAGGACTGGGCGGCGCTGGAGAAGGACCCGGAGGTGCGCGCGGTGGTGGTCGGCTTCGATGAGCACTTCAGCTACATGAAACTGTCGCGAGCGCTGCACTATCTGCAGGACCCGGGCTGTCTGTTCATCGCCACCAACACCGACACCCGCCTGCCGCTGGAGGGAGGCCGCCACATCCCCG GCACCGGCTGCATGGTGCGAGCGGTCGAAACTGCAGCTCATCGCAAAGCCCAGGTGATCGGAAAGCCCAACTCTTTCCTCTACGACTGTGTCGTCAAAGAATGTGGTTTGGATCCGTCGCGGACGGTGATGGTGGGGGATCGGCTGGACACAGACATTCAGATGGGCTCCACCTGCGGGATCCGGACACTCTTGACCCTAACCGGATTCTCCACTCTGGAGGAAGCAAAGTCCCACCAAGAAAATGGCTCCCTCTCCCTGGTCCCAGACTTCTACGTGGACTCTGTCGCTGATCTGCTTCCGGCACTGTGTCCTGCTGATCAGTGA